AGAGAAACAGCAGGAGTAAAAATCAAAGACAAAAGTAAAGAAATACTTGCAAGAGGCACAATAATTGGCGAAATAGGAAACAAAACAAAAACAAAAAGTATATAAACAGAAGAAAGAGCACCAAGAACTATCAAGTGTCCTCTATCAAGAGTTATTTTCGGTGAAAAATTATAAACAATAAATCTAAAAGCAAATAACATCAGCGCTGAAAAGAAAAATAGACTAACAAAATTTCTAACTCCAGAAAGGTTGTCCATAATTCCCAGCTCTTTTAACAAATAAGCTTTTTCTGGAGTCAAGATCTCTCCACTTCTAACCAGTATTTGCCCCTTTTTAACATCAATTACAACTGGAGCAATCCCTTCAATTGCTTTTTGTTTAAGCTCATTGGTTAGTTTATTGTCTATAGTCGCATTAATCCTGAAATAACCTAAAATCAAATTCATAAACGCCTGCGAAGTATCTGGATCCAACTTCAAAGAACTAATAATACTTGCTACTCTATTAGACAACACGTCCAATCTTTCTTCCTTTTGCAAGAGCGCAAAAATTTTGTTAGTATCGGCTTCTAATTCTTTTGGATTTGATGAGATTAACGTCTCTATATCTCTCTCAGTTAAAAAGGGCGCGATGTCTTTAAGTTTTGCAACCCTTTGAGCTTCGGGAAGATTTTTTGTAGATTCTAAATTTGAAAGGAAATAATTAATAGAATCATGAATAGAACCAAATTTATCATATGTTACCACTAAAACATCTGGTACAGCTCTTTCTCTTTGAATTTTTAACTCTTCTGTAGCAACTTTATTTACAATCTGGGCATCTTTAGGAGAAACTACATCGAAAGGAACCATTTTCCCCACAGTCAAAGTAGGATAGACCCCTCTTAAATTATAAAGAAGGGCTGCTAACAAAAACGCAATCAACAAATAACTAAAGAGTTCTTCCCCTTTAAAGCGAGACCAAAAAGGCTTCAGCTGCCCCAAAAGAGAGCCAAAGCGGCTAAAGTTCATTTTAATTTAAATTATCTTTTTTTTCTTTTTTTTGCTGCCTCAGCCCTCTTCTTCTTTTTCTTTACACTAGGACTTTCGTAGAATTCTCTCTTTCTAACTTCAGAAAGAATCCCTTCCTGCTGAACCACTTTGTTAAATCGTTTTAGAGCACTGTCTATTGATTCATCTTTGTTAATACGAATTTCTGGCAAAGTTTAACAACCTCCTCAAAATTATCATCCCGGTGGCCAATTCATAGGCCTACCGCCTATCACATGAAAATGAAGATGAAATATGGTCTGACCTCCATCATCTCCAACGTTTGTTACAACTCTATACCCCTTTGTCAGTCCTTCTCTTTGAGCAACCAAATTGCATACATATAATAAATGAGAAACCAGACTGAAATCCTCAACATCACTTAAGCTCCTTATATGCTTTTTTGGTATTACAAGAGCATGAAAAGGCGCCACAGGATGTATATCCAAAAAAGCTAAAGAGATATCATCTTCATAAATTATCTTAGAATTAAGTTTCTTTTCAGCAATAAGACAAAAAACACAATTATCCAGATAAAGACCTCCTAAGAAAATACTCCCACAGTGCCGTGTACCAAGAGTCTTGAACCCAAGCCTCATACACTAATGGGCTTACCTTCCTGCAGTCGTTCGCAAAAAGCGAACATAATACAAGAAGAGATCAGCCCTCGAACTTCGGTGTTAGCTCAAGATCTCAAGAGCATCACGAACACCGCAGGAACTTATAAGAGTATAACATAAAATAAGCTTAGAGTTAATAGAAAAAAGTTCTACATAATAATAGCTTAATAAAATTTGTTTAAGTTAACTGGAAATTTAAGTAGTATATAATAATAACATGCCACTCAAAGAAAAAACAAAGATTCTTGTCATATTCGGATACCCTGGTATTGGTGATATATTACTAGCTTCACCGGTATTAAGAGCATTATACAATTATTACAATGAAGTAGAATTTACTCTTTTTGTAAGAAAAATCTCATCTCTTTCAAGCGTTTTCAATATCATTCCTCATTGTGAAAAAGTTGTTTTCTACGATAAAAATATAGAACACAAAAGTAATTTATCCTTTTTTAGGTTATGTATGTCCCTTAGGAAGGAAAAATTTGACCTTGCCGTAGTCTTGCATCATTCTCCAAGAAATTCTATAGTCTCTTTTCTTTCAGGCGCAAAAAATAGAATAGGATTTGATTACGGGATAAATAAGATCTTCTTAACCAAGCATATAACCCCGAACGAGAATCAAAATATTATTTACTATTATGCTGATATCTTGAAAACTATAGGAATAAAAGAGTTTAATCCAAGGCCATGGATTATAAAACAAAATATAAAAAAAGTGAAAAATAGAATAGTTTTTTCAATTGGCTCTAGCTGGCATCGTAAAGAATGGCCACCTGAAAATTTTGCTTTTCTGGCGAATATGCTCTGCAAAGCAGGTCACGAAATAGTTTTGGTAGGTTCAGACAAGGATATAGAAAAAGCAAATATTATTGCATTAAATTCAGCAGTTACTAATATGGTTAACAAGACAAAAAATCTTCTGGATCTTTGCAAGATTATTGAAAGTTCAAGCCTTCTAATTTGCCCCGATACAGCAAGCCTTCATATTGCTAGAGGACTTGACACAAAAACTATTAGTCTTTTTGGACCAACTTCGCCGATAATATATGGACCTCTTCCAGAAGAAGAATTAGATCACAAAGTAATATATAAAAACCTTCCTTGCTCTAATAGATGCATTGACAAAGAATGTCCAGACAACGTATGTATGAAAGAAATTACCCCTGATGAAGTTTATAAAAAAGCGATAGAAATTCTATCTAATCAGTAAGCCTTATTGTTGAGAGAGTCATAAAGTAAGCTAGTATTTCAAGTTGCATCCTACCATAAAACATATTACCTGTAAGTCCCTCACCAATCCAATATCCAGTTATAAAAGTTAATAATACTGAAGATAGTGCCCACTGAAAACCACTTGAGTTCTTGAATATGTTTATAGTCTGCTTATAATATTGATAAAGCAAGGTTAAAAGGCATGCTAAACCAACTATCCCCATGTCTGTTAGAACCTGAATAAAGGTATCGTGTGCATGAGCCACTGAATTTGCAAGAGGATCCTTTGGGTTAAGATATCTATAATGATATGCAAAATGTCCTGCACCTACACCGATTATTGGACTAAGTGGAAAAATCTTAAAGATAGCCACCTTCCAAAACATTATTCTTTCGTGATTAGCTGTATAAGTGAAGTTTAGAAGATCCAGAAAATTCGTTATACCCACATTCCTTTTTATAGGTGCAAGCAAACCAAACAAGAAAATTGCTGTAGCAACAATTAAACCTTTTGTCCTGAAAATTAGTATTACAAACAGACAAAGACCTATTACGCTGGAGATAAAACTTCCTCTCGCACTCGAAATGTACAATACAAAAAATTCAAAGAAATAGATAAC
Above is a genomic segment from Thermodesulfobium narugense DSM 14796 containing:
- the rpsU gene encoding 30S ribosomal protein S21, which codes for MPEIRINKDESIDSALKRFNKVVQQEGILSEVRKREFYESPSVKKKKKRAEAAKKRKKR
- a CDS encoding histidine triad nucleotide-binding protein, translated to MFLGGLYLDNCVFCLIAEKKLNSKIIYEDDISLAFLDIHPVAPFHALVIPKKHIRSLSDVEDFSLVSHLLYVCNLVAQREGLTKGYRVVTNVGDDGGQTIFHLHFHVIGGRPMNWPPG
- a CDS encoding glycosyltransferase family 9 protein, producing MPLKEKTKILVIFGYPGIGDILLASPVLRALYNYYNEVEFTLFVRKISSLSSVFNIIPHCEKVVFYDKNIEHKSNLSFFRLCMSLRKEKFDLAVVLHHSPRNSIVSFLSGAKNRIGFDYGINKIFLTKHITPNENQNIIYYYADILKTIGIKEFNPRPWIIKQNIKKVKNRIVFSIGSSWHRKEWPPENFAFLANMLCKAGHEIVLVGSDKDIEKANIIALNSAVTNMVNKTKNLLDLCKIIESSSLLICPDTASLHIARGLDTKTISLFGPTSPIIYGPLPEEELDHKVIYKNLPCSNRCIDKECPDNVCMKEITPDEVYKKAIEILSNQ
- a CDS encoding O-antigen ligase family protein, producing the protein MKKFAIDRHKISLLFFCLFLFSNPLSNAVDYIFLTLSFLSCLTKENLSVLKKGILPYALLLFGSAVLSGIAAADKELWLRWTSTYLEYAIVIFVTYCIIKSKSDVIFSFVTMTCSSLPITIYAFFFQWLKGKEVVGSFHYYTAYSAYQALALLAPFILAVYNFRKKSFYFWFVIYFFEFFVLYISSARGSFISSVIGLCLFVILIFRTKGLIVATAIFLFGLLAPIKRNVGITNFLDLLNFTYTANHERIMFWKVAIFKIFPLSPIIGVGAGHFAYHYRYLNPKDPLANSVAHAHDTFIQVLTDMGIVGLACLLTLLYQYYKQTINIFKNSSGFQWALSSVLLTFITGYWIGEGLTGNMFYGRMQLEILAYFMTLSTIRLTD